CCGTGGGGGTGATCGCCGCAATGCGCGCATCGATGCGGGCGCGCGCCACGTAATCCAGGTCCTCGCGCTTCTTCAGGTTGTTCAACTGGATCAGCGCCTGTTCGGGGCGTCCGTTCAGATACGCGGCTTCCGCATAGGCCTCGCCGGCGCGATTGCCGTCTCCGGCCAGCTCGCAGGCGCGGGCGAAGGTGCGCTGGAACACCGGATCGTCGGCCGCCGCGGCCAGCAATGGCCGCAGCACCGCCTGCGCGCGCTGGCCGGCGGCACGGCCGCCTTGCTCGTTCAGCGCGGCGGCATAGGTCAGCGCCACCGCGCGGTTGCTCGGCAGCCGCTTGAGCAAGCCGTCGAAGCGCTGGTTGGCCTGCGCGACGCGGCCGTTGCGCGATTCGGCCTCGGCCACCGCCAGGCCCAGCCACCAGCTGTCCGGGTGCGCCTGCAACAGCTCCTCCAGGGTCTTGGTCGCGTCCAGCGCGCTGCCGCCGCCGCGCAGCCGGGCCAGCGCCAAGCCGTAGCGCTGGGCATCGCTGAGGCCCTGCTTGCTGCCCTGGCGCAGGCCCTCGTACTCGCGCACCGCATCGGCCGGCGTATTGGCGCTGAGCACGCGCAGGCGCTCGCGGGCCCATTCGAACTGGCCGCTGGTGCCGCGCGCATAGGTGTCGAACGGCAGCTGCAGGCTCCCGGGCAGCAACGGGTTGCTGGGCGCGCCCAGCGGCTGGCTCAGCGACACGTCGTTGGGGTCGACCCGCTCCTGCAAGGTGCCGCCGGGCACGCGGGTGGTCAGGGTGACGGTGTTCTTCTTCATCTGCTCGGCGCGCTGCCGCGCCTCGCTGATGCGGGTGGTGGTGACCGGGTGGGTCATCAGGTAGTCGGGGGTGCTGTAGCCGCCCTGGTTGCCGCGCATCGCCAGCGACATGCGCTCGAAGAAGCCGGCCATCGCATCCACGTCGTAGCCGCTGCGGGCCAGGGTGCGGATGCCCAGCCGGTCGGCCTCCGATTCGTTGGAACGGGTGTAGTCGATCTGGCGTTGCTGCATCAGTCCCAGGCCGCTGGCGATCGCCGCCTGGGTGGCGTCGCCGCTGGAACGGCCGCCGGCCTGCTGCGCGGCGACCACCGCGGCGAGCATGCCGAGCAGGATCGGCACCTGGTCGCGCTGCGCCCGCTCCACCCCACGCAGCACGTGCTGCTGGGTGATGTGCGCGATCTCGTGCGACAGCACCGCGGCGACCTCGTCCTCGCGCTCGGCGGTCAGCACCAGCCCAGCGTTGACCGCGACGTAGCCGCCCAGCGTGGCGAAGGCGTTGAT
This sequence is a window from Xanthomonas sp. CFBP 8443. Protein-coding genes within it:
- a CDS encoding M48 family metalloprotease yields the protein MRPLPLAFAITLATAAAVAPAQENKLPDIGSSAGELLTPARQAEYGKMMLAELRNYDYVLEDPLIGDWLQTMGTRLGANSDQPQQKYTFFMLRDRQINAFATLGGYVAVNAGLVLTAEREDEVAAVLSHEIAHITQQHVLRGVERAQRDQVPILLGMLAAVVAAQQAGGRSSGDATQAAIASGLGLMQQRQIDYTRSNESEADRLGIRTLARSGYDVDAMAGFFERMSLAMRGNQGGYSTPDYLMTHPVTTTRISEARQRAEQMKKNTVTLTTRVPGGTLQERVDPNDVSLSQPLGAPSNPLLPGSLQLPFDTYARGTSGQFEWARERLRVLSANTPADAVREYEGLRQGSKQGLSDAQRYGLALARLRGGGSALDATKTLEELLQAHPDSWWLGLAVAEAESRNGRVAQANQRFDGLLKRLPSNRAVALTYAAALNEQGGRAAGQRAQAVLRPLLAAAADDPVFQRTFARACELAGDGNRAGEAYAEAAYLNGRPEQALIQLNNLKKREDLDYVARARIDARIAAITPTVLELRRQGVEDPDVKQR